The following proteins come from a genomic window of Gossypium raimondii isolate GPD5lz chromosome 5, ASM2569854v1, whole genome shotgun sequence:
- the LOC105767589 gene encoding profilin-2, with product MSWQAYVDDHLMCDIEGNHLSAAAIIGQDGSVWAQSSNFPQFKPEEITGIMNDFAEPGSLAPTGLYLGGTKYMVIQGEPGAVIRGKKGPGGVTVKKTNLALIIGIYDEPMTPGQCNMIVERLGDYLIDQGL from the exons ATGTCGTGGCAAGCGTATGTCGATGATCACTTGATGTGTGATATCGAGGGCAACCATCTCTCTGCCGCCGCTATCATTGGCCAAGACGGCAGCGTTTGGGCCCAGAGCTCCAATTTCCCTCAG TTCAAGCCAGAAGAAATCACTGGCATCATGAATGACTTTGCTGAACCTGGATCGCTTGCTCCGACTGGATTGTACCTTGGTGGCACAAAATACATGGTGATCCAAGGTGAACCCGGAGCTGTTATTCGAGGGAAAAAG GGCCCTGGAGGTGTTACTGTTAAAAAGACCAACCTGGCCTTGATCATTGGGATCTATGACGAGCCAATGACTCCAGGCCAGTGCAACATGATTGTGGAAAGGCTTGGTGATTATCTCATAGACCAGGGTCTTTGA
- the LOC105770921 gene encoding profilin-2, whose translation MSWQTYVDEHLMCDIDGTGHHLSAAAIVGHDGSIWAQSSNFPKCQPKEITDIMKDFDEPGHLAPTGLHLGGAKFMVIQGEPGAVIRGKKGSGGVTIKKTAQALVFGIYEEPVTPGQCNMVVERLGDYLAEQGL comes from the exons ATGTCGTGGCAAACCTACGTTGATGAGCACTTGATGTGTGACATCGATGGCACTGGTCATCACCTTTCTGCCGCTGCTATCGTTGGTCACGATGGCAGTATCTGGGCTCAGAGCTCTAACTTCCCCAAG TGTCAGCCCAAGGAGATCACTGACATCATGAAAGATTTCGACGAACCAGGCCACCTTGCCCCCACAGGCTTGCACCTTGGTGGCGCAAAGTTTATGGTCATTCAGGGTGAGCCTGGTGCTGTCATTCGTGGAAAAAAG GGATCTGGAGGGGTGACTATTAAGAAAACAGCACAAGCACTTGTGTTTGGGATATATGAAGAACCAGTGACTCCGGGGCAATGCAACATGGTTGTGGAGAGGTTGGGCGATTATCTTGCAGAACAGGGCCTGTAG
- the LOC105767586 gene encoding glucan endo-1,3-beta-glucosidase 13 isoform X1 — protein MASTFKLVFAVPLLLQLLVQFRWADFCWGNKVGVDYGMDADYLPSPEKVAQLVRNHNIQYLRIYNYRPEVLRAFSNTGIELMVGVPNADLSQFQSQPYVDSWLRTSILPYREATKITHITVGVEVTNSPDNAANLVVRAMRNVVSALKSANLQGKIKVSTPLSFGVLSKSYPPSEGAFNSGYEYVLRPLLDFLEENQSPFMVNLYPFYAIEDSSLDAVLFKSPSPIFVDQNTGLSYKNIFDAQLDAVFYAIANLNFRTTRNTFDAQPDTVHFTLADTDLIISDIIAAETGWPTRGSRRPHASTHNAKTYNYSASLDSVDDYANIDNAQTYNTNLISHVMGGSGTPARPGANLDVYIFSLFNENLKQGPETERNFGLFYPDMTSVYNLVFPGKGTGRSWCVASRQASNSALQNALDWACGPGKADCSALQPDQQCFEPNNLVSHASFAFNNYYQKNGLTDQACRFGGTGIVVYNDPSYGNCIYNVKSRDPKGRTWCVASSQAPRSNLQNALDWACGPGKADCSEIQPNQKCFQPDTLLAHASFAFNNYYQKNGATDASCSFRGNAIKVDKDPSYGNCFYH, from the exons ATGGCTTCAACATTCAAGCTCGTCTTTGCTGTTCCTTTGTTGCTCCAGCTTTTAg TTCAATTTCGATGGGCAGATTTTTGTTGGGGAAACAAAGTTGGAGTTGACTATGGAATGGATGCTGATTATCTTCCATCCCCTGAAAAAGTAGCACAATTGGTTCGAAATCACAACATTCAGTACCTTAGGATTTATAATTACAGACCCGAAGTGTTGCGGGCGTTTTCAAACACCGGTATTGAACTTATGGTGGGAGTTCCTAATGCAGACTTATCACAATTCCAGTCCCAACCATATGTAGATTCCTGGCTGAGGACTAGCATCCTCCCGTACCGCGAAGCCACAAAGATCACCCACATCACCGTAGGTGTTGAAGTGACTAATAGCCCAGATAATGCCGCCAACTTGGTTGTGCGCGCCATGAGAAATGTCGTCTCTGCATTGAAATCGGCCAACCTGCAAGGTAAAATCAAGGTTTCAACTCCACTCTCCTTCGGGGTTTTATCCAAATCCTACCCACCTTCCGAAGGGGCATTTAACAGTGGCTATGAATATGTCTTGAGACCTTTGTTGGACTTCCTAGAAGAGAACCAATCACCTTTTATGGTCAATTTATATCCTTTTTACGCTATTGAAGATTCTTCTTTGGATGCTGTTCTGTTTAAGTCACCCTCTCCCATTTTCGTAGATCAGAATACCGGTCTTAGTTACAAGAACATTTTTGATGCTCAGCTAGACGCTGTTTTTTACGCCATTGCCAATCTGAATTTCAGAACAACTAGGAACACATTTGATGCTCAGCCAGATACTGTTCATTTTACCTTGGCCGATACTGATTTGATAATAAGTGACATTATTGCTGCGGAAACCGGCTGGCCTACACGTGGTTCTAGGCGACCACATGCAAGTACTCACAATGCCAAGACTTATAACTATTCTGCTAGTCTTGACAGTGTAGACGACTACGCTAACATTGACAATGCCCAGACTTACAACACCAACTTAATTAGTCATGTTATGGGTGGCTCCGGGACGCCTGCTAGGCCTGGTGCAAACCTAGATGTGTACATTTTCTCCTTGTTTAATGAGAACCTGAAGCAAGGACCGGAAACAGAGAGAaactttggtttattttatcCCGACATGACGAGTGTTTATAACCTGGTCTTCCCTGGAAAAGGAACCGGAAGAAGCTGGTGCGTTGCTTCTAGACAGGCTTCAAATTCGGCTTTACAGAATGCGCTAGATTGGGCTTGTGGTCCGGGAAAGGCGGATTGCTCCGCCCTTCAGCCTGACCAGCAATGTTTTGAACCAAATAATCTAGTTTCTCATGCCTCTTTTGCATTCAACAATTACTACCAGAAAAACGGGCTCACTGATCAAGCATGCCGTTTTGGAGGAACTGGGATCGTAGTCTATAACGACCCTA GCTATGGTAATTGCATCTATAATG tAAAAAGTAGGGATCCGAAAGGAAGAACTTGGTGCGTTGCTTCTAGTCAGGCTCCTAGGTCGAATTTACAGAATGCATTAGATTGGGCATGCGGTCCTGGAAAAGCTGATTGTTCGGAAATTCAGCCTAACCAGAAATGTTTTCAGCCAGATACTCTACTTGCTCATGCCTCTTTCGCCTTCAACAATTACTACCAGAAAAATGGTGCTACTGATGCTTCCTGCAGTTTCCGTGGAAATGCAATCAAAGTTGATAAGGATCCTA GCTATGGTAATTGCTTCTATCACT AA
- the LOC105767587 gene encoding glucan endo-1,3-beta-glucosidase 13 gives MNNIIWHQFLKSMASRFKLVSALSLLLLLLDFCRGSNVGVDYGMDADNLPSPDQVAQLVRNHNIQYLRIYNYRPEVLKAFSNTGIELMVGVPNADLSQFQSQPYVDSWLRTSILPYYPATKITHITVGVEVTNYPDNTANLVVPAMRNVVSALKSANLQGKIKVSTPLSFGVLSKSFPPSEGAFNSGYENVLRLLLDFLEENQSPFMVNLYPIYAIGASSLDAVLFKSPSTIFVDQHTGLSYKNIFDAQLDAVFYAIANRNFRTTRNTFDAQPDTVHFTLANTNSRINDIIVTETGWPTHGSRPPHASTHNAKTYNYGASLDSVDDYANIDNAQTYNTNLISHVMGGSGTPAMPGANLDVYIFSLFNENLKQGPEIERNFGLFDPEMRSVYNLNFPGKGTGKSWCIASSQASNSALQNALDWACGQGKADCSAIQPGQRCFQPDTLVSHASFAFNNYYQKNGATDDACSFGGTGIKVSTDPSYGNCIYN, from the exons ATGAACAACATTATTTGgcatcaatttttaaaatcgaTGGCTTCAAGATTTAAGCTTGTTTCTGCACTCTCTTTGTTGCTTCTTCTGTTAG ATTTTTGTAGGGGAAGCAACGTTGGAGTTGACTATGGAATGGATGCTGATAACCTTCCATCCCCTGATCAAGTAGCACAATTGGTTCGAAATCACAACATTCAGTACCTTAGGATTTATAATTACAGACCCGAAGTGTTGAAGGCCTTTTCAAACACCGGTATTGAACTTATGGTGGGAGTTCCTAATGCAGACTTATCACAATTCCAGTCCCAACCATATGTAGATTCCTGGCTGAGGACTAGCATCCTCCCGTACTACCCAGCCACAAAGATCACCCACATTACTGTAGGTGTTGAAGTGACTAATTACCCAGATAATACCGCCAACTTGGTTGTGCCCGCCATGAGAAATGTCGTCTCAGCATTGAAATCGGCCAACCTGCAAGGTAAAATCAAGGTTTCAACTCCACTCTCCTTTGGGGTTTTATCCAAATCCTTCCCACCTTCCGAAGGGGCATTTAACAGTGGCTATGAAAATGTCTTGAGACTTTTGTTGGACTTCCTAGAAGAGAACCAATCACCTTTTATGGTCAATTTATATCCTATTTACGCTATTGGAGCTTCTTCTTTGGATGCTGTTCTGTTTAAGTCACCCTCTACGATTTTCGTAGATCAGCATACCGGTCTTAGTTACAAGAACATTTTTGATGCTCAGCTAGACGCTGTTTTTTACGCCATTGCCAATCGGAATTTCAGAACAACTAGGAACACATTTGATGCTCAGCCAGATACTGTTCATTTTACCTTGGCCAATACGAATTCGAGAATAAACGACATTATTGTTACGGAAACCGGCTGGCCTACACATGGTTCTAGGCCACCACATGCTAGTACTCACAATGCCAAGACTTATAACTATGGTGCTAGTCTTGACAGTGTCGACGACTACGCTAACATTGACAATGCCCAGACTTACAACACCAACTTAATTAGTCATGTTATGGGTGGCTCCGGTACGCCTGCTATGCCTGGTGCAAACCTAGATGTGTACATTTTTTCCTTGTTTAATGAGAACCTGAAGCAAGGACCGGAAATAGAGAGAAACTTTGGTTTATTTGATCCCGAAATGAGGAGTGTATATAACCTGAACTTTCCTGGAAAAGGAACCGGAAAAAGCTGGTGCATTGCTTCTAGCCAGGCTTCAAATTCGGCTTTACAGAATGCGCTAGATTGGGCTTGCGGTCAGGGAAAAGCAGATTGTTCGGCAATTCAGCCTGGCCAGCGATGTTTTCAGCCAGATACCCTAGTTTCTCATGCCTCTTTTGCATTCAACAATTACTACCAGAAAAATGGGGCCACCGATGATGCATGCAGTTTTGGAGGAACTGGGATCAAAGTTTCTACGGACCCTA GCTATGGAAACTGCATTTATAACTGA
- the LOC105767586 gene encoding glucan endo-1,3-beta-glucosidase 13 isoform X4 produces MASTFKLVFAVPLLLQLLDFCWGNKVGVDYGMDADYLPSPEKVAQLVRNHNIQYLRIYNYRPEVLRAFSNTGIELMVGVPNADLSQFQSQPYVDSWLRTSILPYREATKITHITVGVEVTNSPDNAANLVVRAMRNVVSALKSANLQGKIKVSTPLSFGVLSKSYPPSEGAFNSGYEYVLRPLLDFLEENQSPFMVNLYPFYAIEDSSLDAVLFKSPSPIFVDQNTGLSYKNIFDAQLDAVFYAIANLNFRTTRNTFDAQPDTVHFTLADTDLIISDIIAAETGWPTRGSRRPHASTHNAKTYNYSASLDSVDDYANIDNAQTYNTNLISHVMGGSGTPARPGANLDVYIFSLFNENLKQGPETERNFGLFYPDMTSVYNLVFPGKGTGRSWCVASRQASNSALQNALDWACGPGKADCSALQPDQQCFEPNNLVSHASFAFNNYYQKNGLTDQACRFGGTGIVVYNDPSYGNCIYNVKSRDPKGRTWCVASSQAPRSNLQNALDWACGPGKADCSEIQPNQKCFQPDTLLAHASFAFNNYYQKNGATDASCSFRGNAIKVDKDPSYGNCFYH; encoded by the exons ATGGCTTCAACATTCAAGCTCGTCTTTGCTGTTCCTTTGTTGCTCCAGCTTTTAg ATTTTTGTTGGGGAAACAAAGTTGGAGTTGACTATGGAATGGATGCTGATTATCTTCCATCCCCTGAAAAAGTAGCACAATTGGTTCGAAATCACAACATTCAGTACCTTAGGATTTATAATTACAGACCCGAAGTGTTGCGGGCGTTTTCAAACACCGGTATTGAACTTATGGTGGGAGTTCCTAATGCAGACTTATCACAATTCCAGTCCCAACCATATGTAGATTCCTGGCTGAGGACTAGCATCCTCCCGTACCGCGAAGCCACAAAGATCACCCACATCACCGTAGGTGTTGAAGTGACTAATAGCCCAGATAATGCCGCCAACTTGGTTGTGCGCGCCATGAGAAATGTCGTCTCTGCATTGAAATCGGCCAACCTGCAAGGTAAAATCAAGGTTTCAACTCCACTCTCCTTCGGGGTTTTATCCAAATCCTACCCACCTTCCGAAGGGGCATTTAACAGTGGCTATGAATATGTCTTGAGACCTTTGTTGGACTTCCTAGAAGAGAACCAATCACCTTTTATGGTCAATTTATATCCTTTTTACGCTATTGAAGATTCTTCTTTGGATGCTGTTCTGTTTAAGTCACCCTCTCCCATTTTCGTAGATCAGAATACCGGTCTTAGTTACAAGAACATTTTTGATGCTCAGCTAGACGCTGTTTTTTACGCCATTGCCAATCTGAATTTCAGAACAACTAGGAACACATTTGATGCTCAGCCAGATACTGTTCATTTTACCTTGGCCGATACTGATTTGATAATAAGTGACATTATTGCTGCGGAAACCGGCTGGCCTACACGTGGTTCTAGGCGACCACATGCAAGTACTCACAATGCCAAGACTTATAACTATTCTGCTAGTCTTGACAGTGTAGACGACTACGCTAACATTGACAATGCCCAGACTTACAACACCAACTTAATTAGTCATGTTATGGGTGGCTCCGGGACGCCTGCTAGGCCTGGTGCAAACCTAGATGTGTACATTTTCTCCTTGTTTAATGAGAACCTGAAGCAAGGACCGGAAACAGAGAGAaactttggtttattttatcCCGACATGACGAGTGTTTATAACCTGGTCTTCCCTGGAAAAGGAACCGGAAGAAGCTGGTGCGTTGCTTCTAGACAGGCTTCAAATTCGGCTTTACAGAATGCGCTAGATTGGGCTTGTGGTCCGGGAAAGGCGGATTGCTCCGCCCTTCAGCCTGACCAGCAATGTTTTGAACCAAATAATCTAGTTTCTCATGCCTCTTTTGCATTCAACAATTACTACCAGAAAAACGGGCTCACTGATCAAGCATGCCGTTTTGGAGGAACTGGGATCGTAGTCTATAACGACCCTA GCTATGGTAATTGCATCTATAATG tAAAAAGTAGGGATCCGAAAGGAAGAACTTGGTGCGTTGCTTCTAGTCAGGCTCCTAGGTCGAATTTACAGAATGCATTAGATTGGGCATGCGGTCCTGGAAAAGCTGATTGTTCGGAAATTCAGCCTAACCAGAAATGTTTTCAGCCAGATACTCTACTTGCTCATGCCTCTTTCGCCTTCAACAATTACTACCAGAAAAATGGTGCTACTGATGCTTCCTGCAGTTTCCGTGGAAATGCAATCAAAGTTGATAAGGATCCTA GCTATGGTAATTGCTTCTATCACT AA
- the LOC105767586 gene encoding glucan endo-1,3-beta-glucosidase 13 isoform X5 yields MASTFKLVFAVPLLLQLLDFCRGGKVGVDYGTDANNLPSPDQVSDLVKKHNIQYLRIYDSDPKVLKSLSNTDIELIVGVHNDDLSKFQFQSYVDSWVKNSILPYYPATKITDISVGVEVTDSPDAANLAVPAMRNVVSALKKVGLQDWIKVSTPLSFGVLSKSYPPSDGAFDGSHDNVLGPLLDFLEENQSPFMVNLYPFYAIGDSSLDAVLFKSPSTIFVDQNTGLSYKNIFDAQLDAVHFALAKRKSRSIPIIVTETGWPTRGSGRHRLAMASLDNDDDSYASIDNAQTYNTNLIRHVTDGSGTPARPDEELVVYIFSLFNENLKQGPETERNFGLFYPDMTSVYNLVFPGKGTGRSWCVASRQASNSALQNALDWACGPGKADCSALQPDQQCFEPNNLVSHASFAFNNYYQKNGLTDQACRFGGTGIVVYNDPSYGNCIYNVKSRDPKGRTWCVASSQAPRSNLQNALDWACGPGKADCSEIQPNQKCFQPDTLLAHASFAFNNYYQKNGATDASCSFRGNAIKVDKDPSYGNCFYH; encoded by the exons ATGGCTTCAACATTCAAGCTCGTCTTTGCTGTTCCTTTGTTGCTTCAGCTTTTAg ATTTCTGTAGGGGAGGTAAAGTTGGAGTTGACTACGGAACGGATGCTAATAATCTCCCATCACCTGATCAAGTATCAGATTTGGTTAAAAAACACAACATTCAATACCTCAGGATTTATGATTCTGATCCCAAAGTGCTGAAATCCTTGTCAAACACTGACATTGAACTTATAGTAGGAGTTCATAATGATGACTTATCCAAATTCCAGTTCCAATCTTATGTAGATTCCTGGGTGAAGAACAGCATCCTCCCATACTACCCCGCTACAAAGATCACCGACATTTCTGTAGGTGTTGAAGTGACTGATAGCCCAGATGCCGCCAACTTAGCTGTGCCCGCCATGAGAAATGTCGTTTCAGCGTTGAAAAAGGTTGGCCTGCAGGATTGGATCAAGGTTTCAACTCCACTCTCCTTTGGGGTTTTATCCAAATCCTACCCACCTTCCGATGGGGCATTTGACGGTAGCCATGATAATGTCTTGGGACCTTTGTTGGACTTCCTGGAAGAGAACCAATCACCGTTTATGGTCAATTTATATCCTTTTTACGCTATTGGAGATTCTTCTTTGGATGCTGTTCTGTTTAAGTCACCCTCTACGATTTTCGTAGATCAGAATACCGGTCTTAGTTACAAGAACATTTTTGATGCTCAACTAGATGCTGTTCATTTCGCTTTGGCCAAACGGAAATCCAGAAGCATACCGATTATTGTTACGGAAACCGGCTGGCCTACGAGAGGTTCAGGAAGACATAGGTTAGCGATGGCTAGTCTTGACAATGATGACGACTCCTACGCTAGTATTGACAATGCCCAGACTTACAACACCAATTTAATTCGTCATGTTACGGATGGCTCTGGTACGCCTGCTAGGCCTGATGAAGAGCTAGTTGTGTACATTTTCTCCTTGTTTAATGAGAACCTGAAGCAAGGACCGGAAACAGAGAGAaactttggtttattttatcCCGACATGACGAGTGTTTATAACCTGGTCTTCCCTGGAAAAGGAACCGGAAGAAGCTGGTGCGTTGCTTCTAGACAGGCTTCAAATTCGGCTTTACAGAATGCGCTAGATTGGGCTTGTGGTCCGGGAAAGGCGGATTGCTCCGCCCTTCAGCCTGACCAGCAATGTTTTGAACCAAATAATCTAGTTTCTCATGCCTCTTTTGCATTCAACAATTACTACCAGAAAAACGGGCTCACTGATCAAGCATGCCGTTTTGGAGGAACTGGGATCGTAGTCTATAACGACCCTA GCTATGGTAATTGCATCTATAATG tAAAAAGTAGGGATCCGAAAGGAAGAACTTGGTGCGTTGCTTCTAGTCAGGCTCCTAGGTCGAATTTACAGAATGCATTAGATTGGGCATGCGGTCCTGGAAAAGCTGATTGTTCGGAAATTCAGCCTAACCAGAAATGTTTTCAGCCAGATACTCTACTTGCTCATGCCTCTTTCGCCTTCAACAATTACTACCAGAAAAATGGTGCTACTGATGCTTCCTGCAGTTTCCGTGGAAATGCAATCAAAGTTGATAAGGATCCTA GCTATGGTAATTGCTTCTATCACT AA
- the LOC105767586 gene encoding glucan endo-1,3-beta-glucosidase 13 isoform X3, whose translation MASTFKLVFAVPLLLQLLVQFRWADFCWGNKVGVDYGMDADYLPSPEKVAQLVRNHNIQYLRIYNYRPEVLRAFSNTGIELMVGVPNADLSQFQSQPYVDSWLRTSILPYREATKITHITVGVEVTNSPDNAANLVVRAMRNVVSALKSANLQGKIKVSTPLSFGVLSKSYPPSEGAFNSGYEYVLRPLLDFLEENQSPFMVNLYPFYAIEDSSLDAVLFKSPSPIFVDQNTGLSYKNIFDAQLDAVFYAIANLNFRTTRNTFDAQPDTVHFTLADTDLIISDIIAAETGWPTRGSRRPHASTHNAKTYNYSASLDSVDDYANIDNAQTYNTNLISHVMGGSGTPARPGANLDVYIFSLFNENLKQGPETERNFGLFYPDMTSVYNLVFPGKGTGRSWCVASRQASNSALQNALDWACGPGKADCSALQPDQQCFEPNNLVSHASFAFNNYYQKNGLTDQACRFGGTGIVVYNDPSYGNCIYNVKSRDPNGRTWCVATSQASRSNLQNALDWACGPGKADCSEIQPNQRCFQPDTLLAHASFAFNNYYRKNGATDASCSFRGNAIKVDRDPSYGNCIYH comes from the exons ATGGCTTCAACATTCAAGCTCGTCTTTGCTGTTCCTTTGTTGCTCCAGCTTTTAg TTCAATTTCGATGGGCAGATTTTTGTTGGGGAAACAAAGTTGGAGTTGACTATGGAATGGATGCTGATTATCTTCCATCCCCTGAAAAAGTAGCACAATTGGTTCGAAATCACAACATTCAGTACCTTAGGATTTATAATTACAGACCCGAAGTGTTGCGGGCGTTTTCAAACACCGGTATTGAACTTATGGTGGGAGTTCCTAATGCAGACTTATCACAATTCCAGTCCCAACCATATGTAGATTCCTGGCTGAGGACTAGCATCCTCCCGTACCGCGAAGCCACAAAGATCACCCACATCACCGTAGGTGTTGAAGTGACTAATAGCCCAGATAATGCCGCCAACTTGGTTGTGCGCGCCATGAGAAATGTCGTCTCTGCATTGAAATCGGCCAACCTGCAAGGTAAAATCAAGGTTTCAACTCCACTCTCCTTCGGGGTTTTATCCAAATCCTACCCACCTTCCGAAGGGGCATTTAACAGTGGCTATGAATATGTCTTGAGACCTTTGTTGGACTTCCTAGAAGAGAACCAATCACCTTTTATGGTCAATTTATATCCTTTTTACGCTATTGAAGATTCTTCTTTGGATGCTGTTCTGTTTAAGTCACCCTCTCCCATTTTCGTAGATCAGAATACCGGTCTTAGTTACAAGAACATTTTTGATGCTCAGCTAGACGCTGTTTTTTACGCCATTGCCAATCTGAATTTCAGAACAACTAGGAACACATTTGATGCTCAGCCAGATACTGTTCATTTTACCTTGGCCGATACTGATTTGATAATAAGTGACATTATTGCTGCGGAAACCGGCTGGCCTACACGTGGTTCTAGGCGACCACATGCAAGTACTCACAATGCCAAGACTTATAACTATTCTGCTAGTCTTGACAGTGTAGACGACTACGCTAACATTGACAATGCCCAGACTTACAACACCAACTTAATTAGTCATGTTATGGGTGGCTCCGGGACGCCTGCTAGGCCTGGTGCAAACCTAGATGTGTACATTTTCTCCTTGTTTAATGAGAACCTGAAGCAAGGACCGGAAACAGAGAGAaactttggtttattttatcCCGACATGACGAGTGTTTATAACCTGGTCTTCCCTGGAAAAGGAACCGGAAGAAGCTGGTGCGTTGCTTCTAGACAGGCTTCAAATTCGGCTTTACAGAATGCGCTAGATTGGGCTTGTGGTCCGGGAAAGGCGGATTGCTCCGCCCTTCAGCCTGACCAGCAATGTTTTGAACCAAATAATCTAGTTTCTCATGCCTCTTTTGCATTCAACAATTACTACCAGAAAAACGGGCTCACTGATCAAGCATGCCGTTTTGGAGGAACTGGGATCGTAGTCTATAACGACCCTA GCTATGGTAATTGCATCTATAATG tAAAAAGTAGGGATCCGAATGGAAGAACTTGGTGCGTTGCTACTAGTCAGGCTTCTAGGTCGAATTTACAGAATGCATTAGATTGGGCATGCGGTCCTGGAAAAGCTGATTGTTCGGAAATTCAGCCTAACCAGAGATGTTTTCAGCCTGATACTCTACTTGCTCATGCCTCTTTCGCCTTCAACAATTACTACCGGAAAAATGGTGCTACAGATGCTTCCTGCAGTTTCCGTGGAAATGCAATCAAAGTTGATCGGGATCCTA GCTATGGTAATTGCATCTATCACT AA